The following nucleotide sequence is from Megalops cyprinoides isolate fMegCyp1 chromosome 19, fMegCyp1.pri, whole genome shotgun sequence.
TTGTCTGGCTGACACTGCTGGGCTGCGACAGGAGTGATCCCAGTGCTGTGAGTGGACTGTCATGcttgccccctctctctttcagatgACGTGTTCGAGCAGCTGCGTGTGGAGCCCTTCTCCAGCCCCCCTGAGCTCCCTGATGTCATGAAGCCCCAGGACTCCGGCAGCACGGCAAACGAGCAGGCCGTGCAGtgagggcggggcgggggggtgcaCTGAAAAGAGGAGCGAGGGGGTCTGGGAAGGGTAGGAGGGCTGGAAGAAGGGCTGGAAGTGGTGTTGTTTGTAAGGTAGAATATGGGGGGGGGATAAGGGTATTGGGGAGTAAGTGGATGTATACCTGTGATCTTTGATCTGGCTAAACTATTACTCCTGTCAAATCACATGCAATAAATGGACATGAACTCACAAGATATATTAACCCCCCTCCTCAGCACATGCGTGCATGTTTAGATTGCCACAAACAGGACACTTGAACACATTTCTGATTGACACATTGGCCTAGTTGCAGGCAGTCTTACAGGACAAACCAGTGTAAGGTAGGGCTTATAACACaccttacattttatttaaagtgaTTTCAGGGGAAGGGTGGCttaatgtgtatttgtgtttatttggacATGGGGGCCTAAAAAATTTGAACCCCCTCTTGCAGAATGCAGTTATGTTACTGTGTGTTACCTTagtgaatattaatattatttaggaTTGTCATGATTTTACAGGGAATAcaacagggggagaggggagtaTGTAAGTTTGTTCTGTGTTACAAGAGAAAACGTGCATGGAAtcttaataaaaatacagatacaaactGGATGCTAGAACTTCAGTGTACACTTGAACACAGAAGATGTCACAAAGATCTTGCACCAGAAAGCAGCCCTTTCAGTGTCAACCTGgaactttttttccttttaaagtgtTTGATTCTTGTTAGGTCTGTGTTCTCCGTTGGTATCCCACCTTGGTCCTGGAGTTCCTTTGTGTCTACTggttttttatctgttttgatGCTCTCTCACTCATAGTTGAAgtaattatttctgtaatttaagcttttttttccttaataatgaatttaataatTTAGTTCTCAGTTTGGTGTTTTGGGTGACTTGCGCAAGTCTGTAGAATTTGCATTTGTCTTGTGCTATAACTAAAGTCACTGCAGACAGCTGCTCTTTTGCATTTGAGAATTCTGAAATCTCTGAGAATGAGAAAGTGAAAGACTAAATGACTGCATGGAACTCCAACTCCAGGTTGGTAGACCAACAGCGTACTGCGCCGACAGCAGGTTCTTTGTTGCACGTTTGGCACTGACTGACATGGACACGGCTTCGATTGGCCTTTGGGATGCTCCCCTATGTGTTCTGCCGTGTGGTGGAAACGCCTCATGACATAAAGCTCtctcaaaaaaaacaatacatgtaACTATTTGAGTTGAATAAAGATGATcgcttttgtttttcagttcctGCGTGGTGGTGTTGGTTAAGCATGCCCTTTGATGTTCAGACCTCGCTCTGTTTTTGTCATGCACATACAATATGTGAGGTTCTGTGTTGGTTTTCTTGTTCAGACCTCGCTCTGTTTTTGTCATGCACATACAATATGTGAGGTTCTGTGTTGGTTTATTAGTCTAGTCCAGTGCAGGGTGACCCTCATATTTGAAATGGGAACAATGCCGGATTTCTTTTGacaccatatatatatttttttttctccccaaatCTAAAAACTCTTTGCAAGTCTTGTTGACAGGCTACCCATttttaacttactttattaACATTTCCGATATTATAATTGTCATGTACATCCTGTGTATGTGTtacatgtttgtaatttgtgttgTCATGTCATGACTGGATTCTTTCTTATTTATTGGCTTTGCTCTAATGAGTAGTCATGTAGTTTCCAATTGTCACACTGTCTTTTGGACATGCACATGCCATTcagacagtgaaatgaatgtggGCAGATGTGGAAGAATGGAATTTATATTTGGAAAAGATTGTTAAGGAGAGAAGAAATTCATAAGAAATGTGATactaaatgtgattttttttcaagttgCCTGTAAATTTATCttggtcagttttttttaagtgtactAATCAAAGTCCGTAGCAGGGTAGAAGCTTTTGGTTGTACTTTGAGCACTCCTATTGGAAGACACCAATGTGGACTGCTTTTTTTGAAGGGCTGAGCTTTGTTGGGATTGCATCGTTTTAATGACCGCCAGAATTTAAAGTCCCACTGCAATCAGGataattttgttctgtgtggttTCTTACCCCAAAATGAGTGAAATTCAGAGAGAGATTGACTTccctccttttttgtttgttcaggtAATTGCCAGAAATGGCTTTGGGAGTCTTGGAACAGGATATACAGTAGGTGGAAGCTACAGACAGTACTGTAGAGGCAGTGGAAGGGGAAATATGGagaaaaaatattgataaattgtatttctgttttaagcAAATGGCCTAGAGGCCTGTTGAAGGGAGAACTGTGATTTGGAGGGTGTATTCTGTTGGCATATCTCAGCTGCATCTCTGCGTCTGTGACATGCATAGCATTTAACTCATTGTCTTACTGACATCTCGTAATACTTCGTGATAACTACTCTGAGCATAGTGAtacacttatttggaagtcgctctgggcaagagcagctgctaaatgaTATAAAGTAATGCAATGCATAGTTCATTTTTGTAGAAGTTCGGACCGATAGAAACAGACTGATACACACATAAAACCTTGTGTCGCTGTTCAGTAAGATGTCAACATCGGTAAGATATTGACAAGGTTTACGTGGTGAATGCGAAATATGTTTTATCATTTACGTTTAACATTAAATAACGTTACGCCTGTACTGCATCCATGTAGGTTCATGAACTGCAtaagatttaaaagaaaataaatgtttcgTTTTAAACCTTGTCGCTGATGACTCCGGCCAGATAAGGCTGGAATTTGGTAGATAACCCATGTGGTGACTGCAAGTCAAATACAGTTCCACCTTCAACAGCTGGGCGGCGATAGGTAACATTTGCGCGCTGATAACTCAATCGGACAATGGGGTAACATCTATGGTACAGTGTAGCGCTTATGTGaaagtttacaaaaaaataatacgATTCCATACATCCAAATGCCCGGAGCGACACGGTACGTAAACAGTTAACAGCCTTATTTGAAGTAAGTGAATTTGCTGCCTTGCAGGTTTCTTTTAAAAGGTAAGCCAGCTCAAAAAAGATATTGACAAAGATAGTTGGCTAActttagctggctagccagctagctggcagtGGATGTTCAGGTTTCTTCACTCCATTTCAAACATGCCGGTGCAAACCAATGAAACTTTCTGTTATAACTGCGTCAATTGTATTATTTGATCCTAGTTTCTTTTAGCGAGATATCTAGTCATTTAGCTCCCGTAGTCAGTCTGTCCCTTTATGTTATTGACGCTTTGAATGACTGAACAGTCTATTAGCTAAATAGCGATGTTAATAGCTACCTTAACCATGTATATGTCAGCAACATACAGGTCAGATTAGCTATATATGTTATTCTGGtgtgttatttacattacagGGGCTAATAAAGTAGCTAAAGCCCAAGGTGTAATGTCATGTCCTGCCAATCTAAATAGGCTACCAGACAACCTGCGCATGTCCACGCCGGTCGGCGTCAGCTAGGTGAGTCCCTCAAAAAGCGgttaatattttacttttgtttcatGTAACATTTCGTTCTACATTACGTCAGTATTATTGTAGCTCCTAGCACAGACCTTGGCCCAGTTTATTCTTTTTGTTCTAAGTAGCTGCATAAGAATATGGATATGTGACGTTCTCGCAATCCAGTACCAACCGTAAGAAATAAAAGCCTTTAAGCTGtctcgcaaaaaaaaaaaaaaaaaaaaaccttgaattatttttctgtaatccTCAGTCATTTCTTCATCTGGATTTTTAGCCCAATTTTAATGCTGTGCTTATCAATGCCAGAAACAAGGTTTTGGTCATTCTGAGGCAGCTCCGGCTTGAGATACAGGTCACCAGCTCttctcagcagaaaaaaatgaatttgatggGGAGTAAGTTTAAACATTGCTGACACTGGGGAAGGTTGTAATATAACTAGCCACTAATCAACCCTTTCCTCACAGCTCTACGATGTACAGCACCGCGTGTGTGGTGTCGGCAGGCCGGGCCGTCCTGGAGATGATCCAGTATGACTGGGAGCCGCTCTCTCACGGGGAGCTGGAGCAGCGGCTGGATCATGCAGTGGAGGAGATTCTCGAGGCGGATCTCATTGAGAAGGCGAGAGCCCAAGCTGGGCCTACTTATCTGCCGCAGCCAGAACCGCCACAACACATTCAGCAGTCAACGCTGTCACCACAACCTCAACAGTTAGAATTGCCTCAGCTTTCACAAGAGTCTCAACAATTTCAAGAGTCAAGTAATGCTCAGGAGAACATTGCTGTCCAGGTATCTCCTTTTATAGTGGTCTTAAGGAATTTAAATCCTTGACTGAATGTCAACATGTACCCATTGCAACCTAATGTAAATTTGGAGCTGAAAGTTTATTTGATAGCCTGCCCAAGTAATGTTAGTTCTATGTTAGTTGATAGGAGTCTGTTTAAAAATCTATCCCTGTTTCAACGTGTTGCACAACTTAAACAAATTGTCCATGTATATTGGCTGTATTCCCCCTTTCTGTTAATGCTCTTTGGGTCTGGTTAGTCTATGAGTATGTGACATATTGAAGTCCTCTCTCTGCACGTTCTCTCAGTATATCACAGACCTCCTCCAGAACTCGGACTCCAGCTACAACAGGAGTCGACTGACAGGCCGTGCCCGCCTGTCACTCCCCCACACTGTCATTCTGTCCCTCACTCTGCTCTGCAACCGCCTCAGCTATCGCTCGGTGTCCAGCCGCTTCCGTGTGGAGAAAGGGAACATACACCGcatcttcttctccttctgtgAACGAGTGAATGCGCTGGCCGACCAGCAAATACGATGGCCGACAGGTATATGCGCAAGAGGGAGACACAGTAGTGACGCTGGCTCATTTTTGTGTGCGGTGACTTGATGCACGTAACCTCAGTTACCTGACACttctaaacaaaacaaatactgtcTTACCATTCCCCCCTTCACCATTTTTAcctatttctctgtctctctctccagggcaagatggagaggaaaacctACAGTCCTCCAGTTTCCTTGCCAAAACCGAGAGCTCAGAACAGACAGGAATCCCTAAGGTTTTTGGTATCCTGGGACGCACTCGCATACCTATCCGCTTACCAATTGGGAAACAACAAGTCGAAGGTGGAGTATTGgaggtgaaaaaaatgaaaaaagaagtcCATCCGGACTCTTGGCTGAACGTGGAGCTTGTGTGTAACAGCCAAGGCAAGATATTGCACTGCAGAATCAGCAAAGGCTCAGATACTGACAAAGCCAGTGCCTTAAAAGAGAAACTCAAACAGAACCCTCATATGTTACCGGAAGGATCCTGCTTGGTGGCAGGGTCAGGGTATCCCCTCTCTGGCCAAATCCTGACCCCATACCCCACATGTTGTGGTACTAGGGAGAATCTCTACAATCAGGCCCTTGAGGCCCATCTGGATGTATTTGACCAGGTAGTGGCTGAACTGAAAGCTCGCTTCCAAAGGCTGAAGTATTTGGACATGGGGAACTTTACGAGGGCACATGCAGTGGTGTTGACAGCCTGTATTTTGCATAACGTGTTCCTGGAGATGGGAgccagagagagtgtgtctgtgaagcctcaaagggaagaaagggaaaaggaggaaggagaggaggaggaagaaggtgTGCGTAAAAGGGAGGCCATTGCGGAATTGCTCTATAGAGAGATAGAGGCTGGGCAActgaaatgtgattaaatgCTGAATATGAAATGGCATGGAGATGGTGATACAGTGAGGAAGGGGATCAGGGAGTGTATTGCAGTAAATGTGCTGCCATCATTTCTTCTCCTGGAACATTCTCTGaatggtttgttttcattccttCTGTTTATGGTTTTTTCAGATAACAAACTGATCAAGATtcagtttttccttttgcaaAATAATAGAAGACTTTgctatttttgaatttttattaaaagaaaaaaaacaggcaatgtGTGTTCAGCTTCTGTTGATGTTTTCTAACAGTTATAAGTTGTAAGAATTATTTACAGTTAGGTCAATTATACCATTGAGGCAACTTTTGAATTTTTCTCTGGGTcaattgagaatatattttattatatattttaagtttCCACTTCATTAGTAAGTACCTCAAGACATCAGATTTatgttgtaaattattttattcctTGTTCCTTgtacacattgtaaatataaatcatAGGATAAAGCAAAACGGCAGTCAATCATTGATTGTGTGCCAAGACTGTCCACAAGTTGGTCCAATTGAATGCGTATCTCAATTGAagaatttttgaaaatttaagGAAATTtgcattatcattttaaaaataagtaaaataataataaaggatATAAACATAATCTAAAGGCATGTTTTGAAAGGAAGAGTAAAGCTTTTCAAAATCTATGAAAATCCATGATGGAAGCCATTGCATTCAAGAGCTCTTGCTCCATGAACAGCCTGACAGTTGCAGTCTCAAGACAAAGTTCAATATTCACAGAAAGACACTACACCACTCTGAGCCACATGCTATCAACTATCCACTGCTTTACTTTGGTAACTGGGAGTTACTTTCCTCAGCTAAGCTGGAGATGGCTCTGGCCAGGTTGTTAATGGCTTCTATCTTCCTCTCCTCTAAAGCCTTTTGCTGTGCCCAGAGATTCATCttcctctcctgcagctctAGGTATAATTGCAATACATCCTGAGGAGGCCGAGAGGAATAGGGAGCTGAAGGCAGAGATGGAGTAGGAAGGATTGGAGTGAATTTTTTAGCCGCTATAGCTCTGTCTAATTTGGCACCGTTCAGTTTCTTCTGCGCTGCTACCTCTTCCCTGCTTTTTCCCAGAACTTCATGCATGGCCTGAAAGAACTCCCAGTGAACACTCTGTGCACCCTGCCTCTTGGCTCTCTCTGCGTTCTTCCTGTAAGTCGCCAGCATGTTTCTCCATTTTAGGTCGCATTCATAGGCCTTGACGGTGACATCTTGGTTCCCTGCAGATCTGAGATTGGCCGTCACCCTCTCAGCCACAGTCTCCCACAGCTTCTTCTTCTTAAAGACTGGCTGGTCAAACTCGGAGTCCATGGCCAGTCGAGTGCGAACCAGAGCCCAGGTGGCCTGCAAGGTCCAGACGAACTCTACTGTTCGGTCAAAGGACGAAAAGGGGAAAGGGTTATTATTAAGAGATAAACTgaagaaggaaggaaaagagTAGGAATGTCAAATCGTTCCACATTTGATTATGGGACAGTAACATCTGAATGTGTTtcttaaatgacatttaattcCATACATACAAATACGAGAAATCAACTTTGAAACTATGAAGcatgacaaagaaaacagatcATTTGATCACTCTAACTGGAATGTGTGCTTAGCAGAAGCCCTAATTCAATTAAACATACAGTGCTGACATAATGAAATCTTCCTCTGACCTGTAGTGGATTTTACCAGGTCAGCTGAAGTCAAATGCTCATGGGCTTCAGAGCCTATTAACACCAGGTTCGTAGGAAGTCCCTGATCTCCTTTTCTTAAGACATATTAACAGCAATCCTGTGTACCGTGCGCGGGCTAGATAACGCactttacattttatcacaAAAACTGAAGAAGTATGTTAGTAATGGCTGGTTAGCTGACCTCAAtcgaaaaaaaatgcattttaactttTGGAATGATCAACTTTTCCTGTTGTTAATAAACCTGAAAAGAACATGCACGCGCTCCCATAGATAACGTTAGTGGTGAGGCTGTGCGGAGCTCATCGTGTGCTCCTCGCATTCAGTATCTCGTATTAGCTTACTGGCTACTACGCCTCTCTTACCTCCTTTCGATTTATCAGGGTCCAAATTAGAAACCACCGCtgtattgtcattgttgttttcaACGCTCCCCTTCGGTGTTGTTTCAACGTTTGCCATAGTGTAGTTCACACTGGAGGACAGAATAGTAGAAATTAACTGATTCTTTAGTGGATTTAAACAACACTTGTGTTGCAccgatgattttttttttcacatcaacTAAAACGATGATTATAACAACAACCAGGTTCGTCTCGGCCCATGTTAAGCAGATTTTGAGCGGAAGTCGAAAAACAGAATGTGGTATttgggaaatgtattttttcatcaaaGTCGTTGCTGGGGAGGGGAGGATTCGGAAACTACGATCCCAATGTGCGTctagaaaaaaaactaacaggCGTAGTCTTTCATGGGTAGTGTGGTTCTTCACTACAAAAGCAATGGTGTAGTATGATCCCACGTTAGACCATTGAGACTTCAAGTCCCAGAAAACAGATATAATACCCAGCCTCCTAATCGTCTTccctcctccacttcctgtttgttgttCAGCAAAAATGGCGTCAGCGTCTATCGAAACAGATTGCGTTTggctggtaaaataaaataggtCAGTAGATAGCGTGAAAGTTTGTAAATATGCACGCTTCGGGAAGATGAAGACTTATTAGTCAGTTAAAAGAAGGAAACTGTCAGCCGAACAGGTTGTGATCTTTATTTGTTCGGCGTAGCCACTTTGATCGGCCTAAAATAATTCAGCAAAGGGAGGGGTTGGGACAAgactacaaatcccatcagcATTGGTGAGGGACTGTGCCAGGTGGTAAACTTGTTGTGGGGAATGCCAGTAAATGTAGTTTTACCACATCCACCATGACTTTACTTCGAAGCATGCGAAGAAAGACTGTTTGAAAGTATATGGGAGGAATTTCTGTAAACTTCCGAAATTACGTAAGCAACGCTTCTGCACATAAATATTAAAGTGAGGAAACGATGTTGTTTTTCTAAGATTGGAAGACAAACTAAAACGGTAATTTCACCACTCTCACCTTATTGTCTTCCTCTCCCCAACACCCTGGTGACTCTCAAAGggactgagagggagggggtgtgttgGCAATGCTTGCGGTACATGGGAATGGAAAACAGGCGAAAGCGGCAGCTAGCAGTAGAGAGGCGTCAACACCGGCTCCAGAGTCCTCGCTGACCTGGTGTCTGGGTCAGTTAGTGAAAGCTGGTAGCGCATTGGGGGACCAAAGAGATGGAGGGACCAAGCTGGATGACGGAGAAACCGAGAAGGTGAAAGAAGCGGAGAGGAGGGCTAGAGCTGGGCTATGGCGGGCACTGGTGGCCATCCGCACGAAGCATATCAAAGGAGGTAGCGCTGGCATCGCACGTTACCGGACACGTGGTGGCTTGCAGCCGCTGCTGGAGCTTCTTCGGCATCCAGGATGCGCTCGGAAGACCCTGGACCTCGCGCTCAGCATCCTGGCCAACTGCTGCACGGAGAGTGAGACAAGAGATGAGGTGAGGGGCGCAGTTGTAGGTGGACATAACAGGTCAGGTGGGGGTTGCAGATGGCATACTTCAGTGAAGTGTGGGGCACTGCAGGTAATATGACATTTTGCATGATTGGTTGTTGCTTGGCTTTATTGCTTGGTGGGGTCAGGTGAAAGTTTTGTCCTGCATTGGCTCTCCTGTGAAATCAGACCTGTGATTTGAGCAACAGATATAAAGTGACTATGGGTTTACCACACTCTGTGTCGTTGCAGGTGCGGAAACTAGGAGGAATAGCCCTTGTGGGTGAGTTAAACGATGCAGTGTAAATTTGAAGGCCATTTCTCGCTTGTAAACTCACCTGTAGGCTTTGAAGACTGAGAGATTGTTGTGCTTTGATCTATACAGTGGAGGTTCTGAAAAATGTTCCCGTGGAGACGGTCCAGAACAGAGCTGCGCGAGCCCTGGGAAACCTGGCCATCGACCCAGAGAACTCCTCGCTCATCCATTCAGCTGGTCAGTCAGAGGGTCACGACCTGTGTGCCTTTCCCACTGTCTGCCTTAAATGACTTCCTATGTCCAGGCTTATAGAGTTCTTCAATAGTGACcaaatgtgtgatattttatgcCGCCTGTTTTGCTCTCTGTTTTTATCTCTCTGTATCAATGCAATTTATTGTGCAgcctaaatgtaaatttgatcaAAGGAGTGCAAATTGGTCTATTCagcattttcattgttatttcttACTTGATGTGGTACCATCTAGTatgatatgtatgtatatgccaTGTACATAAACTCTAAAATATTAACTTATAACATTTTCTGGGTTGATAGCAGTAACTGGTCATTGCCTTAGCATATTTGCCATTCCCCACACTGAtaccaaaatcaaaatatggTTGGTATATTTGGTGTGGTATATTTGTACAGTTGTTACAACCGTGCACAGGGTAAATGGTTTGGAGGGAATTGGAAAAACAGATCACTTgggaaataaaggaaaaatactCCCTGAGTCCAGGAAAAGCTGGCTGGCAAACACTCCAGGGAGATGGTGGGGGAAAGACACATGCACTCCTCTGAAGCATGTGGTTCCAAGTGCGCCATTTCTGTACACACCACAGTCCCCATGCCAGGCTTGACCAGACATGAGTTGGAGTAAGACGCTTTATGTGCAGCTTtaaacagacacactgcagacacCCTGACTGACCAGTGGGGGTTGCTAATTAGCAGTGGGATGGGAAAATCTCCTGGCTGACCCACCCACCCCTATATCCCTGGTGGAATTTTGTTTTGCGGCTGTGCGCTCCCGTACATTGTCGTCTGATGACAAAGCTATAGGGCTCAGTCTGTGCTTGAAATAAGCACCTTTACCACCTAAGCCTTTCAGCAGTACAAGAAAACAGTTTTGAGGTGATTTACAACATAAATCTACAACTTGggaaaagtaaaatattgtcTGCTGAGAGCTGATGTGGGCCTGATGTTCATGCCAAATGCATGTATCAGTGCTCTCCAGGTAATGACATAAGGTACACTGCTTATTTTAACATGCTGTGCTATAGTTGACCCCGTTTTTCTCTTGCAGGTGGTGTCTCTCCTCTTATTCTATgcctttccccctcctcctcatcatcatcccCTCCCACAGTACCCTCAACTGCTCCCTGCCCAAAATTGGAGTGTGCCCAATCAGCTGCCCGTGCCCTTCTTTATCTCTCCGACACCCCTTCTAACCGCCTCTCCCTGCTGTCCCAGGGAGCTCTCCCTGCCTTAGTCCTGCTTATTGCCCCTGAATACCCACCTGGTTTGAGACGGGCCTCTCTGCGGGCCCTCAATGAGCTGACTAGGGGCTGCAGTGCGGAGTGTGCGAGAGAAGTGTCTCGATCCGGGGCGCTGGCTCAGTTGGGAGTCCTGGCTTCAGACGAAAGTGGTCAGCCTCTCAAGGAAATCGCTTTGAAAACACTGGCAAATCTGTGTTCTCAAGGTTGCCTCCGTCCGCTGGTGGGATCTTTGGGAGTCATTGAAAAATTTGTTGAAGAGGTGAAGAAGGCCCCCTCAAAATCGGCGATGTTCTTTAGAGCCCTCTGTTTATGCTGTAAGGAGGCAGTGAATAGGGTGAAAGTGAAGGAGAGTGGAGGTTTAGAGGTACTGACTGGCTTTCTGTCTGTCAATCAGAGCCACCCTCTTGCCCGATTGGCTGTTTTGGCCTTTGTTGACTTTGTTTACGACGAATCAGCACTGGAGCAGCTCCAAGGGTTAGGCCTTGTGCCTTTGCTTGTTTCCAGACTGGTTGAGCTGGCTAAAGGGGAGGAGCCAACTGAAGAGGTGGACAtgcctctttcctcctcttgtcTAGAACTGACAGCTCCATCTTGCTTTGAATCTTTTGACTTCCCACCTCCTGAGGGGAGCAAGAAAGAAGAAGGAGTAAAAGAGCTTGGCCAAGGATCATCCAGCTTTCTCAGTCTGAGGTAAGCAAATGTGCACGCACATCTTTTAGTTGTAGTTAAACAGGGGTAGTGTTCCATTTTGGGAAGGACGAACTGAGTGGGATATTTGGCATTAAGGATCACAGTGAACTGAAATTTAAGGAATAAAGCTGTAGATTTGTGTTGTATGAGATCTACGTATCagcatttgttgttttaaatcaacattttctGTATCAACCTGCTCTTCTCTGTGTCATCTTTTAGGTCCTGGTTGCTCTCTGAAGGGCTAATCTCCTGTGAGGGGGAGCTTCTGTCTCCCCCAACAAGTGGAGAGGGGAGCTGGGGGAGTCCTtgtccttccttctctccccctaCCCCTCACTCTGACAGGCTTTCTCCCTTAACTTGCTCCTCCCCCACTCAGACCCTCCCTCTT
It contains:
- the LOC118794315 gene encoding protein ALP1-like, which produces MYSTACVVSAGRAVLEMIQYDWEPLSHGELEQRLDHAVEEILEADLIEKARAQAGPTYLPQPEPPQHIQQSTLSPQPQQLELPQLSQESQQFQESSNAQENIAVQYITDLLQNSDSSYNRSRLTGRARLSLPHTVILSLTLLCNRLSYRSVSSRFRVEKGNIHRIFFSFCERVNALADQQIRWPTGQDGEENLQSSSFLAKTESSEQTGIPKVFGILGRTRIPIRLPIGKQQVEGGVLEVKKMKKEVHPDSWLNVELVCNSQGKILHCRISKGSDTDKASALKEKLKQNPHMLPEGSCLVAGSGYPLSGQILTPYPTCCGTRENLYNQALEAHLDVFDQVVAELKARFQRLKYLDMGNFTRAHAVVLTACILHNVFLEMGARESVSVKPQREEREKEEGEEEEEGVRKREAIAELLYREIEAGQLKCD
- the si:dkey-66i24.7 gene encoding uncharacterized protein si:dkey-66i24.7, which codes for MANVETTPKGSVENNNDNTAVVSNLDPDKSKGVEFVWTLQATWALVRTRLAMDSEFDQPVFKKKKLWETVAERVTANLRSAGNQDVTVKAYECDLKWRNMLATYRKNAERAKRQGAQSVHWEFFQAMHEVLGKSREEVAAQKKLNGAKLDRAIAAKKFTPILPTPSLPSAPYSSRPPQDVLQLYLELQERKMNLWAQQKALEERKIEAINNLARAISSLAEESNSQLPK